A region from the Cherax quadricarinatus isolate ZL_2023a chromosome 55, ASM3850222v1, whole genome shotgun sequence genome encodes:
- the LOC138854332 gene encoding sex peptide receptor-like translates to MDNETLANFSTNESENDFLLNKTCGSGIAADFLNVSNLYPLDLAMPLYGYAMPVLLIVTTVANTIIVAVLWQHHMRSPTNAVLMAMALSDMLTVLFPEPVFFYMYTLSNHAKPLYPQAACYAWGFLHEDIPNLFHTASIWLTVALAVQRYIYVCHPPLARTWCTLPRVINAIIWIFIFATIHQAPRFFDTVYDSVEVKWQGECVFVCSERFSDWVTQITPNIYFPIYFWFRVVFVHLGPCTLLVVLNLLLFRAMKEAQKRRKKLLNDKNSNRECKKLRDSNCTTLMLIAVVSVFLVTEIPLAIITLLHIISNMGVELFSKDSYYMLMYFFIVSNSFIIFSYPINFAIYCGMSRQFRETFHDLFIRGHGTPRRKDSARYSTTNGRSRTCRSSTSETVI, encoded by the coding sequence ATGGATAACGAGACTCTGGCAAACTTTAGCACCAACGAGTCTGAGAACGATTTCTTGCTGAACAAGACCTGTGGGAGCGGCATCGCTGCAGACTTTCTCAATGTGAGCAACTTGTACCCTCTGGATCTGGCAATGCCGCTCTATGGATACGCTATGCCAGTGTTGTTGATTGTAACGACTGTTGCGAACACTATCATCGTTGCCGTCTTGTGGCAACACCACATGCGTTCCCCAACTAACGCTGTGCTCATGGCTATGGCGCTCTCAGACATGCTCACTGTGCTCTTCCCGGAACCCGTCTTCTTCTACATGTACACACTAAGCAATCATGCTAAGCCCCTCTATCCCCAAGCCGCTTGCTATGCCTGGGGCTTTCTACACGAAGACATCCCCAACTTGTTTCACACAGCATCCATCTGGTTGACGGTGGCCCTGGCTGTACAGCGGTACATTTATGTGTGTCACCCTCCTCTGGCCCGCACCTGGTGTACACTTCCCCGCGTCATCAATGCTATCATCTGGATCTTCATCTTCGCCACCATTCACCAGGCGCCCAGATTCTTCGACACCGTGTATGACTCCGTGGAAGTTAAATGGCAAGGCGAGTGTGTATTTGTATGTAGCGAGAGGTTCAGCGACTGGGTGACCCAAATTACTCCCAACATTTACTTTCCAATATACTTCTGGTTCCGGGTGGTGTTCGTGCATCTGGGTCCCTGCACATTGCTGGTAGTGCTCAACCTTCTCCTCTTCAGGGCCATGAAAGAAGCACAGAAGCGCAGGAAGAAACTTTTAAATGACAAGAACTCGAACAGGGAATGCAAGAAACTGAGGGATTCCAACTGCACCACACTGATGCTGATCGCTGTTGTGTCCGTCTTCCTGGTGACTGAGATTCCACTTGCCATTATCACTCTCTTACACATCATCTCTAATATGGGAGTCGAGCTTTTCTCAAAGGATTCGTACTACATGCTTATGTATTTCTTCATCGTCTCTAATTCCTTCATTATATTTTCCTACCCCATAAATTTTGCAATATATTGCGGAATGTCGCGACAGTTTCGAGAGACGTTCCATGATCTTTTCATTCGTGGACACGGCACGCCACGAAGGAAAGACTCGGCGCGCTACTCGACGACCAACGGTCGATCAAGAACCTGCCGCTCTAGCACTTCGGAGACCGTCATATGA